tcattattatcattttgaTTCAATAAATTCTGAATCTATTTATGTTTTTTATAGGATTACGTAGGGCGATgtaatttttcagttttttagcTTTAAAATTTAGGGAATTTTTTCCTGGATCCACCCAGAACAGGTAGTTTTGACACCtgataaggttttttttttttccatgatcTATCCAACAGAACGAATAATCTATACACCTGATCGGGTTTTTTTCCAGGATTCATCCAAGGAACGAATGATTTATCCATGCTTGACGGGATTTTTTCCTGGCtccatccaaaagaacgaatgattttACTGCTGCAATACACCCTAGATCAAAAGCTATACAATCTCACTTATGCTTCCAAAATTTTTTTCTGGGTCATTGCCCTTTTTTAGCCTTCAATTTCGTACTAGTATTTTAAATTGCTTTGGGCATTCCAGGATCCATGTTTTGTCATACTGGTTCCCAGATCTACTCTTTCCCACATCTCGTACCCAGGCCATGTGTACAGTTTTGGGTCGTATTTGAATTCTCTTGTCGCAAGCAAGGCTGACGTTTGCAGGGTACTTCGCAAAATTTTGGAGCAAAGGGAAATTTTTgccagctttttcttccatgtaagtaaccaagaatccttttttctttattttactttttaattaaactataattttgcttcagAACGTCCATGATACACAGGATGAGTTGTGTTTTTGGTAAGAGTTACTTTCTAGCTTTAGTTAATCGACTTGGACGCCTTGGTCGTGTTAGTCTGTCCATGGATTTTAGTCTTAGTTTTTGTCCAGAGTTGTGGtttgttgttcttctctttttcctttcttgactcggcacgagggggtcgggtagaggtccagcgctggactagaaacccccttgctcggttgcgctctacccctgaagattcgcagccatttacgagcctaatggtgtcgcagtcagcttGTCTTTATCCTTGGGATTTTTGGGTTTGCCTCGTGGAACTGgtgtttcatattccatgggatttctttagttctttccatatatttttaagaacgaagatttTAGTATAAAGATTTcttcatctttattattcccatttttaagaacgaataattttcatggtcaaatatttattaatccctcctacgtgatttagtttttcgtacatgtactatcCGACTGTTTCTGGGattacaattttaatttcacacagagtttgtttctttcgttaactttattgtggggttgagagtttgcgttgtgaacatctccccctcattttacagactgaccataacttttgtctatgattttccctcaactcaccatccacacacacactattccccaaaactacctactgattaatgaatgttttaattagtagagagaaaccccttcttgtaaggcggattcttctataaacaccaactaagacagccacaaaggttactaggttatctgctgcatcatgtatttatattaaacaaaaaacccttgcatgatcaacttgccgcgcaacaaaaacatttgttacTGGTTGAaaaaagttgttgcgaaaagtagagcacGAGTCTACtatgagcaacaaattttggctttgtcgctcgtttttcatcaagctcacaacttgtcgcgcaacaaatgtgctcgtgtactagcaaatcaaccaatcagcgccctgcatttctttaacccgcaacaaatgtttttgttgcgggtcaagttgatcatgcaaggtgaaaaacgcgaaacatcgaccaaaacttgcaacgaaacaatgttgcgcgacaagttgagggtttttgtatctcgtatttcgccgcctttacgGAGCTAATGATGGGGAGTAGCAATCCTCGAATTCACACCACTGGGGTCTGTTGCCAAACACACGAAAGAATGGGTTATTGCCCCAGCAGTTTCCTACTCGGGTTTTCGCCTCtggaaagaaactgttctctagagtaacatcaagtggtctgaaatgggagcACAAAACGTACAACCTAAAGAGGTCAACttgagaactttaaaaacatcacgagtggccataaatcacgaaatgcgtgagtaagttcatacgattttttaaaatgtaGTATATACTGAAACCGTGAGATAATGGAGCagaaaaacattattttaactccTGAAacgattacaacattttcgggcgcaaattccgctcgagttgctcggaggtgaatagcaaaggatattcggggtttggctatttaccatctcatatccaacgcgcgatcatggaataattgttaattattcattaAGCCATTGTTCCGTGATGTTTGTAGCTCACCAAGAAAATTGCGTTTCTTAGTTTATTGCTGGTCTTCTTTGAGTCTCTTCCAGATAGACAGCTTAAAAGCTTAAAATACCCTTGGCTGCTCCTGTGCAGGCGGTTTGAACAACAACATGGGGATCTCCTAATTAAAGGCTCATTCATGCGTAACATACCTCTTGCAGCACGTGGAATAACCACATTGGATTGTCAACACAGTTGATCAAGGATAAAACGAACTTGTGCAAGTAACAACTGTCTTGTGATACCTTGGAACAAGAGCTCTCGGAATCAGCTGCGAATAATACGAAAAAAACCCAGTTGTAAAGTGGGGATATTTTGTGTTTTGAAATTCCTTCATTTATAAGATTGGCAGTCCACCATGCAAAAACACAGCATTCGGGTCGCCTATCTACTCCTTTATATCCCAATACAAATAGTTCACATGTTACCCTAATACTGTAGTTCTCTGAATCTGAATTATTAATAGGCTACTTTCGAAAATACCACAgtactctttgcttgtccctcAAAATTCTGCATGCCTTGTTACGTGGGATGCATATCATGCATACCACggcaaggctgtgctctaaggaaattttcgggagccctcgggctcccaagcatttcagctggggtgcccaTCCCTCCAAGTTAGTCGCccgaattaattaataatttctttaattatctgagatcaacaacgcagcaagatcttcatccaCCTCTCTCTCAGCAAAACATTGCAGCATTATTTGTTTAGGACACGCAATGATTTGTCACGACACCAAAGACAACGcgggattgctctgtttctaaaacggcaacaaataacatgatatctttcccttttttatttcgttatttcatatacaggggaaaaacaaccataacctaaatatattttagccaagcaggcgcTCCTGcgaaaaatcgtaaaaatattaaatttgcataaactgtGATTCCCGGGTTCACACAAAAGTAAATTGCACCGCTTCGCTGGCCGCGCTTTACCgctgtcagagcagaagtaacaactcttttttAAACTATAtccaagaaatgccaaactccacgttccaaatttaatgctattttttgagaaagaatCGAAGTTCGTCCGGCCGCCGGCCGTCACGTGCAAAGTCACGGACtatgttacatgtgaaattatGTGGAACAACCTTTGAAACGATTGTTTCGtacgaagaaaaaacattttctgagaggtttcaTAAACTGTAACCACCAGCATATCAACAAATAATGAGCCAGAGTGCCCGACCGGGCGACCGGGTAATTCTTTCACTCGCCCgaagccaaatgttagtcgcctcaggcgaccggACGGACGCCGTTAGAGCACAGACCACAGGGAACCCACACAATCGGAtgtgtagccgattgttattttatagtaaatgtactaGATTTATATATGGAACAGTCAACGGCGAACTCAAATTCCTTCAAGatcgctcaaaaaaccgcttttgaggtaaaaggacgactataaaccacaggtaaggtaattcaacgtttatttatcaatgatttacatacatagttaacgatacatcgctataggtgaagcaaacggtaaatctagtacatttactataaaataacaatcggctacacaTCCGATTGTGTGGGCCCCCTGTGCACAGACTTGCACGGTAATGGGATAGTAGTTTGCCCGCTCGATAAGAATCCCGTATGACACAACCGGAATCACCGCGCCTCGAACTCGGGCCACGCGCCCCGGGAGCGAGTAAGTTCCCACTAAGCCATTGAAGCAACTCTGATCACGTGATGGTTTGCTATATGAAACTTgttcgtagtcacaaatgtgcccCACAGATGTTAAATTAAGCCCCGCTTCGGGCTTTCAATTTTATTCCCTTCAGTATTTCCGAACTCCCGTACGGCGATTAGAAATCTCATtgttctctcttcttctctgagCGCGCGCTAGACCACTCTTGGCTCACAATATAAGCTATAGCAAATCCTTTCCGCCCGCAAAAACCTGAAAATTTAGTGTCAGGTAATCATTTTCTAGCTGTAACATACAGTAACTTCATATTTGCTCATTTCACGTTGATGTTTGaaaagaaagtgaaagaaatgttACGTGTGAAACGCAAACGCGGAGCAAGCAGAGCCACTGGTTTTGCTCCTTGAAGCTTTTCTTCTCTGTAGAAATCGTCGACGTCGTGGTTGTTGTTTGCTACCTCAATCTAAAGATGTACTCTAAACATTTTTAAGAGGCAAATTTAGACAAAGAAAAGCCATGATGGCTTCTACGAGTCTCCAACGGAGGTTTTAGCAACAAGGTGGCAATGTCAACATCACAAAACAATAACAGCGAGATTTATCATgccgtttacgtgaaacggcaaacgtgaACGTGATGCTACATCCCTCTAGTCTCTCTGTTATGaggaaaaatgatcgtgctgcacgtatTCCAGTACGAATTATTTTCTCCGCTCCTTTCGGCTCACGCTGGTGAAAACCagaaaatagggagcttaagcacgaaaCGCTCTTGTGCcaggacggcaaccggaagtcagCCTTTTCCGGGAGTGAGCCGTTTttcatgtattttgttttcacaCTTCTTCATTTACGTTGCCAAGTAGCTTTtcaatagagcgactttcatatgaccttgagaaataaacgtaaaaacagaacgtaaacaaaaatgcaaacatttaattggcttatcgaacaaaaacaaacgagcgcgaagTTTCATCGGCTTAGCGAACCGCGctgatgcaaacaacgtcatctctccatggattTTTCTGGAAAGCGACcagcatttcgctttgacgtcatttgaaatgcagtactgtgattgggcaatcgaactgtttactgcccatatgaggagtttccttggcgggaataagaagctttgttttactcTTGTCAAACATCGGTCCGTGAAACAAactgcgaacactttttcaaggtcatacgaaagtcgctctgtTAGAGAGGTTTAGTTTAAACATTTAGCAGAAACGCTGTTGGGCTACGGATGGCAACTGGAAGTCAGCCTTTTTCGGAAGTGAGCCGTTTTTCTCGTATTTTGTTTTGACACTACTTCATTTATCTTTTCAATATTAGAAAGGTTTAGTTTAAACATTTAGCAGAGACTATTCTCCTGGTATACGAAATGCTCACTTCAGGTTTCtgtccgtggctcaaaaacgtctcgTACTTGAGCTCCCtaatagcccttatgcgtgaCGACGTCAGACCAGCCGATTTCACAACCAAGCCTCAAATTCGAAAATCAGACTTGTAAATTTTACCTTGAGATGAATCCCAAAGGGaaacaaacttgtaaagaaaacccacaCGCGAACAGTATTGCATGTCGAGGTAATGTAAAAAAATTTGCGAAAACGAGGTTTGTTGGTGAAATTTTGAGcatgtgacgtcatcatgcataaGGCCGATTTCAAAGTGGTGTGTTCTCATTTCAGTAAACGTCGATCTTGTAGTAGACTTTCTAAGTACCCAGCCGTGAGGCAATAAACTCACTTTGTCTAGAGCGTCTTGATGCATACTCTCGGCCTCTTCAAACTTTCCCATGTGCATGTAAGCAATGGCCTGTCCGTTGAGCAACATAACTGTCGGTGTGTATTTGTCAGACAGTTCTTGAAAGATATAATAGGCATCCAGGGATTTTTCTCCATCCTGagtgaaagaagaaaacaaggtTACCGGTAATCAAAATGACAGCATACAGCTgtagtaaaggaaaggaaaggaacttttttaAGTGTCTACTCATTCTAGCGCTGCCGGAGCGCtcattggggacactgtaaactgaaattaacaattaacgcaaaatgAATTCAACTGTTATAGTTATTAAGGAgaaggggaaaccggagtacccggagaaaaacctctcggtgcagagtagagaaccaacaaactcaacccacatatgacaccgtgtctggaaatcgaacccggaccacattggtgggaggcgagtgccctCATCACTACGCTATCCCTGCACCCGTTTAGTAATGCACATTGTCGATTTATCTTAGGCCCCgttcacacgtatccggatattctTGAATCCAGCACTTTTTCTCTGCAGATTAAAACAACTTCACGTCCACACCTAACGTATTCACATGTACCCGGATTCGTTCTAGAATCCAGGACCCCTCTTCGACTATTatcaacagagcatgcgccatcagATGTGCGAGCTGGCGACAAGAGAAGCGATAGCATTTCGTTCAACCGCTATGTTGAATACTTATGTGGTAAAGACGGGATCTGAGTTTGTCACATCATTGGATttgaaaatatccggattcgacCGCCCACACGATTCCAAATTCTTTGCGTATTCAAAACTTCCCACTCTGGAGGGCGGATTCGAATGCcggattcgccggatacgtgtggacagaaGGCGAATCAGCAAAGACAAAAATGtggatttaaaaatatccaGATACGagtggacggggccttaatcTCTGAATTCATATACGAAAAATCAAGAgcaatttgaatttgttttgaatAGACACTTTGAACACTAACAAATGCACGTAAACGGCTGCGAAGCCGGAGGCGAGCAGCATCACTAATCTCGACAACTATTAGAGTCAGGGATTGCTGTGTCACATGAACTAGCAAAAATCTCGATTTTTCGATACTTTGTCTTTGGTTAAGGATTTTTCGGAGCGCTGTCGGATGAAACTCGGGAACGCTCAAACAACGGAATATTCCCAGATGATATTCGGAACGGATAGGTTTTACGTCataaaatcattttgtttttctctatcTAGAAACCAAAGTAACAAATCAGCTTTCCAAAAGAAACGGATGTTTGTTCCACGAATGGCTTTTCGAGCGTAAAAAGTTTACAGAACTTGCGAGAAAGAAGCCCAAGGGTCGCTTGTTCGATGCCCAGCTGTCACCGTCGTCTTGCCTCAGACAAGAAACCTTGCTCCACACGGTCTTTCTCCCTAACTTCAAGGGTGTAAACGGGTAATAGCGACATACTGTAGTACTGAGGACAAGCCTGGAATGGAATGGTCGCTTCATACCACAGAAACTGGAATAAACTCCCGCTGTGTGGGCCTTAGGAGGCCCGGGTGAAACTTTGCCTGGATGGCTACAAAAAATTAGAAGTACGAACCACAGCAAGATTAAACCAGGCCAGAGCAAGTTGGGTCAAAGTAGCATCATCATCCTGGTCCTAGACAAAACACGAAAAGAAAAGTAAACATCACATACAAACATGTACTGTAACACTCTTCAGTGAGCTGCCAATATTTATTTGGTAATAGGATGGCAAAGCATTCTGTTGATGTCAACAGTAGTTgagtggtgatgatgatgatgatgatgatgatgatgatgatgacgacaaatAAGACAAAGTGAATTTGATGACCAGGGGGTGGTGCCTGTGGGCACACCATTTTCAAAAGAACTCTCCCAAACGCCACACTTCCAAAGCACAATTATGTGATGATCATGTTCAGGCAACTACATGTTGTCATTGTCCAAATGAGTTTAAACTTCAgtttgaaagaatctgcctTTAATTTTCTCAAGTTAGGGAAAAAAAGCAGCCGCCTTCTCTGAGTGAAATAGCCGATGCTTTTTGTTGGCTGTTAGTACTTATTGAAACATTATGTAATTCATAAACTGAAACCATTACaccataattataataataattacatgtacatgtaattattagAAGGAGAGGGGATGGTACAGAGAGCAACAAAGTGATACCAAAAGGCACAGAAATTGAGCCTCTGATGTGCCAGCAAATCAACTACATGTCATTCtggtcaccagagcctcggatcgacccaaggctctgggaaacgctatgtaggagaacatgcgcagTAGGGTTCTTACAGCAAAAAATgcctatttgaaccttacggtgCCTGCGCAATCTTCGTGCtgacatgaatgcaccaattagagccgcttttgattgttcttcaccaaaaccaatgagaagacactttgtttcagagttCTTCTCTTCCTCAgacaagagaagagctctggggtcgagaatgaACTACATGTAAGAATGTTTCCCCATAGCACTGACTCAGCTcgggtcccccccccccccccccacgacACATTACTTTTATTTAACCTGTTGACCCCTGGTAGTgaaacttaaagtgcccatgtgatcaaaaaaaccacttccttttttccttcagattttgaaagcgtgtttgcttaacacctgactggcaaaattttgagctttgatttttatccaaaggccgtttactttgagtgtaagttttggatttcacagtccacaattactcacgttcaaaactgatcgattggacctcagacggttggatccagggaaaagtgacgtcagaggctcactagcttaaaattacatcgtgtgaacgcagcttattatatatgcaaagcgtgagtttaaaagtctgaaagcccaaaaccctgtgctgcatattaattctgcggcgtacacacatattgcattcttaaactagtgagcctttgacgtcattttctcctcgatccagctctctcaagaacataatgttagtaatggcggactattaaataggaaaattacagtcaaaataaagaggtgtctttttgaaatcaaggcttaaaaagtgggtcacttagtgttttgttaacatagttttgaaatccaaagaaaaataattatgaattgattttttggtcacaggggcactttaacagagtttactctgtttaacgccagacaattttactcatcaactgggggtgtccaaGGGCCTTTGAGGTGTCAGTAGGAAGCTTAGCTATAGGCTCGTGCCTTTTTGatatgcggacggcaaccgaagGGAACATTTTGCgtcccaggggcccgtttctcaaaagtcccgaaactttacaggccattttcgggtgtcacaattccctttgcaTCTCAAGAATGGACAGGATTTAACTCGTCAAACTTCacggtaatttttctttttgttaccttcaaaacatgttaaaagaccggctttccaaaacaagcggttggcagtttcacaaagggctttttgggcccgaaaagttatcgggactttcgagaaatgggcccgAGGACAGTGGTGTGCCCAAgagttttatactaatcatctctaatggagaaatgaTACTTGGCGATATAAATGACTTGTAGTCGTGTGAAGACAAGTCAacagggaaaacagctcacttccggttgccgcccgCCTCTCAAAAACACGTgagcttaagttccctaatgtcccctccattaataCACCATAGAAATTAATGCACTCTACGTGTAAACTGTACCTGCATACGTTTAAGTTCTTTCCTGTGAAACAAGGAAATTGAAGTCAATGTTGAGAGGTAAAATGTCAGTTAAGGTTAACCATAAAGAATGTCAAGTCATCTTTGCATACGACTTCACCAAAGGGAAAATACTGCAGTACATGCAGTTCTTGTTTGTTAACCAAAGTCAAGTCTTGTTTGATAGGGTTTATAAAGACcatatgcaaaaatggctgcctttaaattattcttttgttcatattcaaaatagcccaactaacctcgttcgggataacaaattctttagaatttttgtctcaaaaacgaggttagttcggtttttttgaatatgaacaaaagaataatttaaaggcagccatttttgcacaGGGCCTATGCCTACATGTACATAGATGACCAGTTAAGGATACCAACAGTACATGCTTTGGGAGTCATCCTCAAAAGCACCCCAGTTTCAGTCAGCAGTAACCTGAAAATGAAGATTTTTTCCCAGGATCTCCAGCTTAATATTCTATTAAAAAACATGACCCCAAGCTCATTACAACTGCCCCTGGCGCTGCACTCAGAGGTCATACAGTACATGGGTAACAAAAAGCCTGCCAGATGTGACTTAACACAATGTACACACTTTATCCCAAATCACAACGAGCCATGTGCTTCACAATTTAGTCTGAAGGATTGCAAGAAAAGGTTACTAGCATGGCAAATGAATAAACCTTTTACCTTTACATTATTATCataacattagggagcttaagcacgcgcatttttgagacacggacggcaaccggaagtgagccgttttcccttttaacttgtcttcattcaaccacatttatattgctaggtatcttttctccattagagatgattaccAGTAGTATAAAAATCAGGGAGACACCATCGTCCTAGCacttgaaatgttctcttctccgcgtcttaaaaacacgcatgcttaagctccctatttacaGAATACAGAAACTGATTAAAAGCTCACTTGGCAAGGTCTACTCGGTCCATGGCAAGGTAGATTTGAACTTGCAGAGAAGAGCTACAAAGGTAAAAATACACAACAGAggctaaaatcaaacaaaccaaagaaaacaactaaaaatttaGTGCCACATCAAAGAAGGAAATGTACAGTTGGCAAGAAAAACATAATGTCAACTTGATCTACAGTGTTTCTGCAAATGCTGCTGCGGGCAACAAGGCTGTGACTTCAATTACACCCTGTACAGTAATTTTGGGGGTTTTGAGTAAAGATAGTTGAAATGTATGCAAGGAATCCCTGagaattttcaagatttcacattttaaaatctttaaaaGAAATTGCTTCCCAGCCCATTAAACACCAGACCTTCTGTTTTTGGAGAGCATTTTCAACgactttgttttatattttcaaCAACTTTATACCAGGTAAAGTAcattttcattcaaaattactGAATTGAAATAACTTTAAAGCACAGGAATTTGGTAGTCAGTGCTCCGGATAAGATTTGGAGGCAGGATTTCCAAAAGTAATCTGCAGGGGTCAAACTGCAGTCAGTTTTAGGGGGTATTTGCACAGTATGTTTCCTTAAGTCTATTCCTTGATTTGGTGGGTCAGGTCTTCAGCTTTGTCAGGTTTTTGACCCACCTCTTATCTGGCACACTGGCAGTGTCAAGGAAGTTCATACAAGTAAAACTTGCAGGAAAGGACACAAATTGTCCCTTATTTTTTTCCGGAGTGGCTCCATAATAAAAACATATTAAACAAATGCACGCAAAGTATCCTGTTCGACAGAGAGTCTTAGAGataataatactattattaaTTTCTGTAGTCAAACAGGTTTCCAGTGCTTACCATTCTAAAGACTCTGACTGGTGGAGACAACGTAATGCAGACTCATAATTCTGTGTTAACAGCAAAACCTCAGTTAATATTAATGATTTTATTGTGAACAAGACTTTCATTAATGTTCACCATGTCCAAATCCCAATGGCTTAATGCCACCAGCCAAAGAGACAATCACTCAAGCTAAGGCATGTGCAGTTGTTTGCAAGGTTCATACAGTACTAGAGTTACATTTGACAGTtcctggacaaaaaaaaaatgcctgaAAGTGGAGTAGTGACCTTCAAGGCCCAAGTTCATCATGCAGCTATCGCATactgtggaacaattttcattcatgtacatgtatatgaaaatcccaccaaagctgaaattcatccaatcaga
The sequence above is a segment of the Montipora foliosa isolate CH-2021 chromosome 2, ASM3666993v2, whole genome shotgun sequence genome. Coding sequences within it:
- the LOC137992320 gene encoding coatomer subunit epsilon-like, translating into MAGGGEVDELFEIRNSFFIGNYQFCINEAQKLHPSSRELTIEKDVYMYRAYTAQGKHRVVLDEVSSVSPTEVQPVRMLADYHQNPSKRDVILKSIEKKLNSSDLNDYDLLVEASIYFNEQNYESALRCLHQSESLECSSLQVQIYLAMDRVDLAKKELKRMQDQDDDATLTQLALAWFNLAVDGEKSLDAYYIFQELSDKYTPTVMLLNGQAIAYMHMGKFEEAESMHQDALDKLIPRALVPRYHKTVVTCTSSFYP